Proteins encoded in a region of the Novibacillus thermophilus genome:
- a CDS encoding aldehyde dehydrogenase family protein, translating to MEQKKMIVAGKWVERDKTIGVYDPQDDSLISTVPAASSEDVHKAIAGGTEGVRIAAQMPTHERMAVLNRAADLIAEREDVFATTIAREGSKTIREALKEVRRSMDTLRISAEEARRLHGETIPFDQKSGSENRLGYYYRFPVGLIAAITPFNDPLNLVAHKVGPAIAAGNAVIVKPSTVTPLSALQLAEVLFEAGLPPKVLSVVTGYGREIGDPLVMHPEVRMISFTGGTSAGEAISRKAGVKKLSMELGSNSPVIVLKDADLNEAVEATVQGAFSAAGQNCIGVQRVYVEDDIYDDFSDRFVKRTKRVRVGDKLSELTDMGPMITEQEAVRVEQWVQEAVDRGANLLTGGERDGAFYLPTVLERVPSHCTLAHEEVFGPVVSLYRVSGLEEAVRAANRVNFGLQAGIFTRDVEKAFVAVRNVEAGGIMVNDSSDYRIDAMPFGGIKGSGLGREGVKYAVEEMTEIKVVCFKFPDRHII from the coding sequence ATGGAACAAAAAAAGATGATCGTAGCGGGAAAGTGGGTTGAACGCGACAAGACGATTGGCGTTTACGATCCCCAGGATGACAGCCTCATCAGTACAGTCCCAGCGGCTTCTTCCGAAGATGTGCATAAAGCGATCGCAGGTGGTACAGAAGGCGTAAGAATTGCGGCACAGATGCCGACACATGAACGGATGGCCGTGTTAAACCGCGCAGCCGACCTGATAGCCGAACGGGAAGATGTGTTTGCCACTACAATTGCGCGGGAAGGGAGCAAAACGATCAGAGAAGCGCTGAAAGAAGTGCGCCGCTCTATGGATACACTCCGAATCAGCGCTGAAGAAGCGCGGCGATTACACGGAGAGACGATCCCCTTTGATCAAAAATCCGGCTCTGAAAACCGGTTGGGGTATTACTACCGCTTTCCTGTCGGTCTCATTGCAGCCATCACGCCGTTCAACGATCCGCTCAACCTTGTGGCCCATAAAGTAGGGCCTGCCATCGCGGCCGGCAATGCCGTCATCGTCAAACCTTCCACTGTCACACCGCTCAGTGCGCTCCAACTGGCAGAAGTGTTGTTCGAAGCTGGACTTCCACCTAAAGTGCTGTCTGTCGTGACCGGTTACGGCCGTGAAATCGGGGATCCGTTGGTCATGCATCCAGAGGTGCGGATGATTTCCTTCACCGGCGGCACATCTGCGGGAGAAGCCATCAGCCGCAAAGCCGGCGTGAAAAAACTGAGCATGGAACTCGGTTCCAACTCTCCGGTCATCGTCTTAAAGGATGCAGACTTGAACGAGGCTGTCGAAGCAACTGTGCAAGGGGCCTTCAGTGCCGCCGGCCAAAACTGCATCGGGGTGCAAAGGGTGTATGTAGAAGACGATATTTACGACGATTTTTCTGATCGGTTTGTAAAACGCACGAAGCGAGTGCGCGTCGGCGACAAACTGTCCGAACTGACGGATATGGGCCCGATGATCACGGAACAGGAAGCTGTTCGCGTGGAACAGTGGGTCCAGGAAGCCGTCGACCGCGGCGCGAATCTGTTAACAGGAGGAGAGCGCGACGGTGCGTTCTACCTGCCGACTGTTTTGGAAAGGGTGCCGTCCCACTGCACTTTGGCGCATGAAGAAGTCTTTGGTCCCGTCGTCTCACTTTACCGCGTGTCCGGTTTGGAAGAAGCCGTTCGTGCCGCCAACCGAGTAAACTTCGGGCTGCAAGCGGGCATTTTCACACGGGATGTGGAGAAGGCGTTTGTCGCCGTCCGCAATGTAGAAGCAGGGGGCATTATGGTCAATGACAGCAGCGATTACCGCATTGACGCGATGCCGTTTGGCGGGATAAAGGGATCTGGTTTGGGAAGAGAAGGAGTGAAGTACGCTGTCGAAGAAATGACAGAGATAAAAGTGGTGTGCTTTAAATTTCCGGACAGGCACATCATCTAA
- a CDS encoding homoserine dehydrogenase produces the protein MPHNIAFIGFGVVGQGLAEILCDRGETLRDSHGLDANVVAISDPVKGSLYHPDGLNIKRVLQLVRETGHIRDYPDQPGLITGWDSFRTIRESNADTVVEVTFTNVKTGQPAIDHCKAAFESGKNVVMSNKGPVALAYRELSQMAREKGVRLGYEGTVMSGTPALRMPLVSLTGNAITEVRGILNGTTNYILTKMEAGMSFDDALREAQENGYAEADPTSDIEGYDVLYKVVILANVVMNVPLRREDVECEGIRHLTQGDIEKAKSEGKRWKLLARIKKTGDGVKANIGPEMLPLSDPLAGVSGAMNAITYDCDLSGPITLVGAGAGRTETGFSLLIDLINIDRGQL, from the coding sequence ATGCCGCACAACATTGCGTTCATCGGTTTCGGGGTGGTTGGACAAGGGTTGGCAGAAATTTTGTGTGACCGCGGCGAAACGTTGAGAGATTCTCACGGGTTGGATGCCAACGTCGTGGCCATCTCCGATCCGGTTAAAGGGTCCCTCTACCATCCGGACGGTTTAAATATAAAACGCGTCCTACAGCTGGTGAGAGAAACGGGTCACATTCGCGACTACCCTGATCAGCCGGGCCTTATAACCGGATGGGACAGTTTTCGCACGATACGGGAGAGTAACGCCGACACTGTCGTGGAAGTGACCTTTACGAATGTCAAGACCGGCCAGCCAGCTATCGACCACTGCAAAGCGGCGTTTGAAAGCGGGAAAAACGTCGTCATGAGCAACAAGGGCCCTGTGGCCCTCGCATACCGGGAACTGTCTCAGATGGCGAGGGAAAAGGGAGTACGCCTCGGATATGAAGGGACGGTGATGAGTGGGACACCGGCCTTGCGCATGCCCCTCGTCTCCCTCACCGGCAACGCGATCACCGAAGTGCGCGGTATTTTGAACGGAACGACGAATTACATCTTGACCAAAATGGAAGCCGGGATGTCCTTTGACGACGCCTTGCGGGAGGCGCAGGAGAACGGTTATGCGGAAGCCGATCCGACGAGTGACATTGAAGGGTACGATGTGCTGTACAAAGTCGTTATTTTAGCCAACGTCGTCATGAATGTCCCGTTGCGTCGAGAAGACGTTGAATGCGAAGGCATCCGCCACTTGACTCAAGGGGATATAGAGAAGGCAAAGTCAGAAGGGAAGCGGTGGAAACTGTTGGCGCGCATCAAAAAAACGGGCGATGGCGTGAAGGCCAACATCGGCCCGGAGATGCTTCCGCTGTCAGACCCCCTGGCTGGTGTGTCGGGAGCGATGAATGCCATCACGTACGACTGTGATTTGTCGGGGCCGATTACACTTGTCGGGGCTGGAGCTGGCCGTACGGAAACCGGGTTTTCCTTGCTCATCGATTTAATCAACATCGACCGTGGTCAACTGTAG
- a CDS encoding M20 family metallopeptidase: MDALPIQEEAHHDYRSRRDGVMHACGHDAHTAILLGVAHIVAEMFDRGEVNGTVKFLFQPAEEAADEDNLTGAPHMIRDGVLKDVDAAIALHVSPEHPVGVFLVHDGYSMANVDVFRGVIRGTGGHAAYPHLGRDPVWMLGPFLQALYGIVARRVSPLEPAVVSVTRLHAGTASNVLPKEVVVEGTVRSYKPETREQLVKEVETAFSVVTTLGGEYSLDVFRGEPALYNDPTVNALLTESMRELFPDCTIQYEPFGLGGEDFGHMTKKVPGAMFFLGCARDDGVARSLHTPSFDIDENCLPIGAAILALAAKKFLTTSKRREVVTTDRR; the protein is encoded by the coding sequence ATGGATGCTTTGCCGATTCAAGAAGAGGCACATCACGACTACCGTTCCCGCCGTGACGGGGTGATGCATGCGTGCGGCCACGATGCCCACACGGCGATCCTGCTCGGTGTGGCCCACATTGTCGCTGAAATGTTCGACCGGGGGGAAGTGAACGGAACGGTTAAGTTTCTTTTTCAACCGGCGGAAGAGGCGGCAGACGAAGACAACTTGACGGGGGCACCGCATATGATCCGCGACGGCGTGTTAAAGGATGTGGACGCCGCCATCGCGTTGCACGTCAGTCCGGAGCATCCCGTCGGCGTCTTTTTAGTCCACGACGGGTACAGCATGGCCAATGTCGACGTGTTTCGAGGTGTGATTCGCGGTACGGGCGGCCACGCCGCCTACCCCCATTTAGGAAGGGACCCCGTGTGGATGCTCGGACCGTTTCTACAAGCGCTGTACGGTATCGTGGCCAGGCGGGTATCCCCCCTTGAACCTGCCGTCGTCAGTGTGACGCGCCTCCACGCTGGAACGGCGAGCAATGTCCTGCCGAAAGAGGTCGTCGTGGAAGGAACGGTGAGGAGTTACAAGCCGGAGACGAGGGAACAGCTCGTGAAAGAGGTGGAAACAGCGTTTTCCGTCGTCACAACCCTCGGCGGGGAGTACTCTCTCGATGTTTTCCGGGGAGAGCCGGCCCTCTATAACGACCCGACTGTGAACGCACTGTTGACAGAATCGATGCGGGAGCTGTTTCCAGACTGTACAATTCAGTACGAGCCGTTTGGCCTCGGCGGGGAAGATTTCGGGCATATGACGAAGAAGGTGCCGGGAGCCATGTTTTTTCTCGGTTGTGCACGGGACGACGGAGTGGCCCGGTCATTGCACACGCCCTCGTTTGACATCGACGAAAACTGTCTCCCGATAGGGGCGGCGATTTTAGCTCTAGCTGCGAAAAAGTTTTTGACAACGTCAAAGCGCAGAGAAGTCGTGACGACTGACAGGAGATGA
- a CDS encoding cystathionine gamma-synthase family protein has product MTTYNSDQSARVGTQTVWGGEDEYLMQGATQVPVVHSVSYGYDDIDVWQDVALGKRPGHIYGRMSNPTVRVFEEKVRLLEGAEDACSFATGMAAISSTLFAFLSPGDRVVTIKDTYGGTNKIFIETLPRFNVDVALCDTTDHDMIEREIAKGCQLLYLESPTNPTMKVTDLERLAKAAHAAQALVVVDNTFATPINQLPLSLGADLVIHSATKYLGGHADALAGVVCGSHKLVKEVYHFREIHGAALDPMAAYLMLRGMKTLHLRVRQQNENAMHIAQFLEEQPLVEDVFYPGLASHDGHEIAKKQMSGFGGMLSFSLKGGIDSVRVFLPKLKYAHLAANLGAVETIAAPPRTSSHVENTLEERQAMGIPEGLIRYSVGIEDADDLIDDLKQALEHLETNVEVGAAK; this is encoded by the coding sequence GTGACGACTTACAACAGCGATCAGAGCGCGAGAGTGGGAACACAAACGGTGTGGGGAGGGGAAGACGAGTATTTAATGCAAGGGGCGACCCAAGTCCCGGTCGTCCACAGTGTCTCTTACGGCTACGACGACATTGACGTGTGGCAGGATGTGGCGCTGGGCAAGCGTCCCGGCCACATTTACGGGCGCATGAGCAACCCGACTGTCCGCGTCTTTGAAGAAAAAGTACGTTTGCTTGAGGGGGCTGAGGACGCCTGCAGTTTTGCCACAGGAATGGCCGCCATTAGCAGTACGCTATTCGCTTTTCTGTCACCGGGCGACCGCGTGGTGACGATTAAAGACACGTACGGCGGCACGAACAAGATTTTTATCGAAACACTCCCCCGATTTAACGTGGACGTAGCCCTGTGCGACACGACGGACCACGACATGATCGAACGGGAAATCGCGAAAGGGTGTCAACTGCTTTACCTGGAAAGCCCTACAAACCCGACGATGAAAGTGACGGATTTGGAGCGCTTGGCGAAAGCCGCACACGCCGCCCAAGCCCTCGTCGTCGTAGACAATACGTTTGCGACCCCGATCAACCAGCTTCCTTTGTCCCTCGGGGCGGATCTCGTCATTCACAGCGCGACGAAATACTTGGGAGGGCACGCTGACGCCCTTGCCGGAGTCGTCTGCGGCAGTCACAAGCTCGTGAAAGAAGTGTACCACTTCCGCGAAATTCACGGGGCGGCACTGGACCCCATGGCAGCTTACCTCATGCTGCGCGGGATGAAAACTCTCCATTTGCGCGTCCGCCAACAAAATGAAAATGCGATGCACATCGCCCAGTTCTTAGAAGAACAACCACTCGTCGAAGATGTTTTTTACCCGGGGTTAGCCTCGCATGATGGCCATGAGATTGCCAAAAAGCAAATGTCCGGTTTTGGGGGCATGCTCAGCTTTTCCTTAAAAGGGGGCATCGACTCCGTCAGAGTGTTCCTACCGAAACTGAAGTACGCCCACTTGGCTGCCAACCTTGGCGCTGTAGAGACGATCGCCGCTCCACCGCGCACGTCGAGCCACGTGGAAAATACGCTGGAAGAACGGCAGGCGATGGGGATACCGGAAGGATTAATCCGTTATTCAGTCGGCATCGAGGACGCAGACGATTTAATTGACGACTTGAAACAGGCACTCGAACATTTAGAAACCAACGTTGAAGTAGGTGCCGCAAAATAG